In a genomic window of uncultured Flavobacterium sp.:
- a CDS encoding response regulator transcription factor, whose protein sequence is MNFKCIIVDDEPPATRILENYIGKVSFLEKVGVFNDSLKALEFLNTQRVDVIFLDIQMPQLTGLQLSKIISKDIKVIFTTAYPDFALEGFELNAVDYLLKPISFERFYQAVSKLNTESKIEVSSNNDNSSDFIFVKTDGKNKFQKLFLNDILYVESLQNYVCIHTLKQQIITHSSLKNVLESLPEKDFIQIHKSFVIALKQIESTDSFSVFINAKELPIGATFKDAFFERIDQNKI, encoded by the coding sequence ATGAATTTTAAATGTATTATTGTAGATGATGAACCGCCTGCAACCCGTATTTTAGAAAATTATATTGGGAAAGTTTCTTTTCTTGAAAAAGTAGGTGTTTTTAATGATTCATTAAAAGCGTTGGAATTTTTAAATACACAAAGAGTTGATGTGATTTTTCTGGATATTCAGATGCCACAATTAACAGGATTGCAACTTTCTAAAATTATTTCGAAAGATATAAAAGTGATTTTTACAACCGCATATCCTGATTTTGCATTAGAAGGATTTGAATTGAATGCAGTTGATTATTTGCTAAAACCAATTTCTTTCGAACGTTTCTATCAGGCTGTTTCAAAATTAAATACGGAATCAAAAATCGAAGTTTCATCAAATAATGATAATTCGTCTGATTTTATATTCGTTAAAACCGATGGAAAGAATAAGTTTCAGAAATTGTTTTTAAATGATATTTTGTATGTCGAAAGTCTTCAGAATTATGTTTGTATTCATACTTTGAAACAGCAAATTATTACACATTCGTCTTTAAAAAATGTATTAGAATCATTGCCTGAAAAAGACTTTATCCAAATACATAAATCGTTTGTAATTGCCTTAAAACAGATTGAATCGACAGATAGTTTTTCTGTTTTTATAAATGCGAAAGAATTACCAATAGGAGCGACGTTTAAAGATGCTTTCTTTGAACGAATTGATCAGAATAAAATCTAG
- a CDS encoding DUF1456 family protein, with the protein MTNNDILKKLRVALMLRDDQIVEILELVDFRITKSELGAFFRAEDHENYMECGDQVLRNFLNGLVIHLRGTKENPKNPNDVLAKHKAEIPKKDSTKERPEFKASAKDSERGRGDKAPSKSGSAAGKPKKKEFPKGNGKPSVVEKVVYKNGKNKKS; encoded by the coding sequence ATGACGAACAACGATATCCTAAAAAAACTGCGCGTGGCTTTGATGCTCCGTGACGACCAAATAGTTGAAATTTTAGAATTAGTAGATTTTAGAATTACAAAATCAGAATTGGGCGCTTTTTTTAGAGCCGAAGATCATGAAAATTACATGGAATGTGGCGATCAGGTTTTGCGTAATTTCTTAAACGGATTAGTGATTCATTTAAGAGGAACGAAAGAAAATCCTAAAAACCCGAATGATGTTTTGGCTAAGCATAAAGCTGAAATTCCTAAAAAAGACAGCACCAAAGAAAGACCTGAATTTAAAGCAAGCGCTAAAGATTCTGAAAGAGGAAGAGGCGATAAAGCTCCTTCTAAATCTGGTTCGGCAGCTGGAAAACCTAAAAAGAAAGAATTCCCTAAAGGAAATGGAAAACCATCTGTTGTAGAAAAAGTGGTTTACAAAAACGGAAAAAATAAAAAATCGTAA
- the sucC gene encoding ADP-forming succinate--CoA ligase subunit beta: MNIHEYQGKEILASYGVRIQRGIVANNAVEAVAAAKQLTAETGTGWHVIKAQIHAGGRGKGGGVKLAKNLQQVEEISEQIIGMQLITPQTSAEGKKVNKILVAEDVYYPGESETSEFYVSVLLNRGTGRNMIMYSTEGGMDIEEVAEHTPHLIFTEEVDPNVGLQGFQARRIAFNLGLSGNAFKEMVKFIDSLYNAYIGSDASMFEINPVLKTSDNKILAVDAKVNIDDNALYRQPKYAEMRDIREENPIEVEAKEVGLNYVDLDGTVGCMVNGAGLAMATMDLIKYAGFEPANFLDVGGTADAKRVETAFRIILKDPNVKAILINIFGGIVRCDRVAQGVVDAYKNMGDAINVPIIVRLQGTNAEIAKELIDNSGMPILSATQFQEAADQVKAALS; this comes from the coding sequence ATGAACATACACGAATATCAAGGAAAAGAAATTTTAGCAAGTTACGGAGTACGCATTCAACGCGGAATTGTGGCTAACAATGCGGTTGAAGCTGTGGCTGCTGCAAAACAATTAACTGCCGAAACTGGTACAGGATGGCATGTGATAAAAGCACAAATTCACGCAGGTGGACGTGGAAAAGGTGGTGGAGTGAAGTTGGCTAAAAACTTGCAACAAGTTGAAGAAATTTCAGAACAAATCATCGGAATGCAATTGATTACACCTCAAACTTCTGCTGAGGGTAAAAAAGTAAACAAAATTTTAGTTGCTGAAGATGTTTACTATCCTGGTGAAAGCGAAACTTCTGAATTTTATGTTTCTGTTTTATTGAATAGAGGTACAGGACGTAACATGATCATGTATTCTACTGAAGGTGGAATGGATATCGAAGAAGTTGCTGAGCATACTCCACACTTAATCTTTACTGAAGAAGTTGATCCTAATGTTGGATTACAAGGTTTTCAAGCAAGAAGAATCGCCTTTAACTTAGGTCTTTCTGGAAATGCTTTCAAAGAAATGGTTAAATTCATCGATTCATTATACAATGCTTACATTGGTTCTGATGCTTCTATGTTTGAAATCAACCCGGTTTTGAAAACTTCAGATAACAAAATTTTAGCTGTTGATGCTAAAGTTAATATCGATGATAACGCTTTATACAGACAACCAAAATATGCTGAGATGAGAGATATCCGTGAGGAGAATCCAATCGAAGTTGAAGCTAAAGAAGTAGGTTTGAACTATGTAGATCTTGACGGTACTGTAGGATGTATGGTAAACGGAGCAGGTCTTGCAATGGCAACTATGGATTTAATTAAATACGCTGGTTTTGAGCCTGCTAACTTCTTAGACGTTGGTGGAACTGCTGATGCAAAACGTGTTGAAACTGCTTTCCGTATTATCTTAAAAGATCCAAACGTAAAAGCAATTTTGATCAACATTTTCGGAGGAATCGTTCGTTGTGACCGTGTTGCTCAAGGAGTTGTTGACGCTTACAAAAACATGGGTGATGCTATCAATGTGCCAATTATCGTTCGTTTGCAAGGAACAAATGCTGAAATTGCAAAAGAATTAATTGACAATTCAGGTATGCCAATTTTATCAGCTACTCAATTTCAAGAAGCTGCTGATCAAGTTAAAGCTGCATTATCTTAA
- a CDS encoding histidine kinase: MKPKIPFYYHILLFLALSITFYLWDIAVNNKELKFVFSTLYFMFSTSFVLSIFVVYLLNFYIFCYWFLNKKRIVLYILSIPVSLLIFAGVRYFFQEIVIFEITGIHNYAEKSREVAYYIQDNFFFGLPSLALSIMSYLFWQFQESYKQNQELLLENKKAEFQMLKSQVSPHFLFNTLNSFYSQLILKDDEMALDVLVLSDLLRYVITETEKEEVILSKEIQFVQNYIHLQKKRFEDQLYLDFNIEGNYSDEKILPSVLIHFVENVFKHGKLNNTEEKALISIQIKDNFLELSTFNYNVEGEKYSSTGIGFENLTKRLEYAYKDQFILEKTAENNIFKTYLKIPLKK; the protein is encoded by the coding sequence ATGAAGCCAAAAATCCCTTTTTATTATCACATTCTTCTTTTTTTAGCCTTATCAATTACCTTTTATTTATGGGATATTGCAGTGAATAATAAAGAACTGAAATTCGTTTTTAGTACCCTTTATTTTATGTTTAGCACTAGTTTTGTGCTTTCTATTTTTGTTGTTTATCTTTTAAATTTTTACATTTTTTGTTACTGGTTTTTAAACAAAAAAAGAATTGTATTATACATATTAAGTATTCCGGTTTCCTTACTGATTTTTGCTGGAGTTCGCTATTTTTTTCAGGAAATAGTTATTTTCGAAATTACCGGAATTCATAATTATGCCGAGAAAAGTCGGGAAGTTGCCTATTATATTCAGGATAACTTTTTCTTCGGATTGCCATCTTTAGCTTTAAGTATTATGAGTTATTTGTTTTGGCAATTTCAGGAATCCTACAAGCAAAATCAGGAATTACTTTTAGAAAATAAAAAAGCCGAATTTCAAATGTTAAAATCTCAGGTTAGCCCACACTTTTTATTCAATACTTTGAATTCATTTTACAGTCAGCTAATTCTTAAAGACGACGAAATGGCTTTGGATGTTTTAGTGCTTTCAGATTTACTTCGTTATGTTATTACTGAAACGGAAAAAGAAGAAGTGATTCTATCGAAAGAAATTCAATTTGTTCAAAACTATATTCATTTGCAGAAAAAGCGATTTGAAGATCAGCTTTATTTAGATTTCAATATTGAAGGAAATTATTCAGATGAAAAAATCCTTCCTTCAGTTTTAATTCATTTTGTAGAGAATGTTTTCAAACACGGAAAACTGAATAATACGGAGGAAAAAGCATTAATTTCAATTCAGATAAAAGATAACTTTTTAGAACTATCAACCTTTAATTACAACGTTGAAGGCGAAAAATATTCATCAACCGGAATTGGTTTTGAGAATCTGACCAAACGTTTAGAATATGCTTATAAAGATCAATTTATATTAGAAAAAACAGCAGAAAATAATATCTTTAAGACGTACTTAAAAATACCATTAAAAAAATAA
- a CDS encoding DUF5694 domain-containing protein yields the protein MKKITLLLLIIIAFNPISAQTKKKQILLFGSFHFENPGLDVAKVNTVNVMSDKNQKELENITDKIKKFGPNKIFVEWNYQKQDKLDKFYAKNTDSLLKNDADEIVQIALRSAKKLGHKKLYGIDYNDADFPYDSLVKGMKEANQLDLIKKNEETMKNYETDFNTKITKYSLTQLLLDVNKQDINWYLQTANKGGKIDNFVGAFLVSEWYRRNLYMYALIQKLTESKDDKIMVLLGAGHTAMIREFVEHNPDFEIIELATVLK from the coding sequence ATGAAAAAAATCACATTATTATTACTTATTATTATCGCTTTTAATCCAATTTCTGCTCAAACAAAAAAGAAACAAATATTATTATTTGGAAGTTTCCATTTTGAAAATCCCGGACTTGATGTTGCTAAGGTAAATACGGTCAATGTAATGTCTGATAAAAATCAGAAAGAGCTCGAAAACATTACAGACAAAATTAAAAAGTTTGGTCCGAATAAAATCTTCGTTGAATGGAATTATCAAAAACAAGACAAACTGGATAAATTCTACGCCAAAAACACGGATAGTTTACTTAAAAATGATGCTGATGAAATCGTGCAAATAGCTTTAAGATCTGCTAAAAAATTAGGTCACAAAAAATTATACGGAATTGATTATAACGATGCTGATTTTCCATATGATAGTTTGGTAAAAGGAATGAAGGAAGCCAATCAGCTTGATTTAATCAAGAAGAATGAGGAAACAATGAAAAATTATGAAACCGATTTCAATACAAAAATTACAAAGTATTCTTTGACCCAATTACTTTTGGATGTTAATAAGCAAGATATTAACTGGTATCTTCAAACTGCAAATAAAGGTGGTAAAATAGATAATTTTGTGGGCGCCTTTTTAGTTTCTGAATGGTACAGAAGAAATCTTTATATGTATGCTTTAATTCAGAAACTAACGGAGAGTAAAGATGATAAAATAATGGTTTTATTAGGAGCCGGACATACTGCTATGATTCGGGAATTTGTAGAACATAATCCTGACTTTGAAATTATAGAATTGGCAACGGTTTTGAAATAA